The Alnus glutinosa chromosome 8, dhAlnGlut1.1, whole genome shotgun sequence DNA segment AGCACCAAGCAAGTTGCATTGCTCAACTTCTTGCTATGCCATTAATATCTTTTGGCACTTGCAATTCTTGGACCTCAACTAGTTGGATCGATGCATGTGGAAAAATTGCCAATGAAGTAATGTCCTTCCAGAAACGTCACGGTTCAAGCATTAATCTTGGGGACTGATGCATGCACTGTGGATGCATGTGGTGCAAATTTGAGCCGAGTAAGCTTATTTGGATTTCAACTTAATATCAAGGCCTATCCTAGGGTCATCaagcaaacacacacacaatggATCGATGCATGTGGAAAAATTGCCAATGAAGTAATGTCCTTCCAGAAACGTCACGGTTCAAGCATCAAGCAAACTTTCAGCCTAATATCTAGGCCTATCCTTGGGTCATCAAGCACGAACGCACACGCGCGTGCgtgcgcgcgcacacacacacaccgagTGGCCAGGGCCGGCTCGATATATTTGGGGTCCTTAGGCGAGAagtttaaaattacaatcacCACTCCCCAACcccacaacaaaaaaaaaaaaaaaaaaaaaaaaaaaaaaaaagaagaagaaaaaagaggaaaaacatGGCTATTCAACAGCCATGCGTTGATTGCGCTCCCCATCAATAATCAAaaggatgacaaaaaaaatacaaaaggaaaaggtgTGGCTGTGCATGCTGCCTAGCATGCTCTCATGAGAACATAAAATCTTGTGGAAGAAAGGTCTAGAAGACCTCtaaatatcaaaaaagaaatcGAAAGTAAATTGCAGATCTGACCTTGGGCATGAGAGATTGCCGTAGGAGGGGCAAAGATGAGGCGAGAGGTGGCTACGGCGATCTTGGATTCATGGGCTTCTTATCATATGGCTGCTCGAGGAAATCATAGAGCATTTCAAAGAGTAGTTTTGGTAATTTGCTGGAGAGATTGTTCAAGTAGgatttgtcttttttctttcaagaaaaaaaaattcatatttgtGGTTTTTGGGCCTTTTTATTGGCCAACTTTGTGTTCTGactattgattttttgtgggaGTGAGAATCTTCCAAAATAGAGATAATTAATGACTGTTTATTTTAGTATTAATTGTTGTGTTTTTTGcatctgaatttttttatggaagtttaaGAGTCTCTTaattaaagaagagataaataggggacaaaatagataatgaatttttttccctcctttCCTCATCAGACTATAATTGGGCCTTGAGAAGTGTAATTTTTGGGGCCTTTTTCTACTGGGGGGAATGTAACTTTTGAGGCCTTCTTTCTTGGGGGCTTTAGGCGACTACCTAATTCGCCTAAGGGAAGAGCCGGCACTACAAGTGGCAGAGATAGGATTGGGTCTTGTGGATACCTTTCTTAGATTCAATGCCATGTTATCCCCGTAAAAAATGATAACAAAAGGATGAgcctcaaattcaatgatagtgGACAATACAAATGTTGAACGCAAGCGTGACCTTGACTAACAGAATTGCAATGTGCAAGAATCAAGAATCAGAAAGTAGAGAGAAAGATAGAAGATGAAATGCATGTGGAGAACGaatgatttcaattaatattttgtgtAAATGATACGAAGAATCCTATCTTTATACAAGTATAAAAACAGAGTAAagtaactaattaactatctttATTACATCACGTGTCACGTGTTGGTAACTAACTGTCTAACTAATAAGTTTAACTTCAACACCTATTTACAACTGAATCTATCCCTCAAGATGAATGGTATATATAGGTTTATAACATTCATCTTGGACAAAAACTAATGAAAACAAGAACTTAATTAGCAAACTTTTCCATTTTGCGTATGCATTTTCCTACTCGTCTCAATAAGTCTTGCAAGGATGCTTTaccaataattattattttttttgcttaattataaCATTATGAAttagttgtaagataaaaatatagttcatTACATATAAGTATATCAATGAATAGGTGGAACATAAGACCCTTGCCCGTCACTTAGGCCTACCATGTATGAGGTTGTAAGCATGACCGAAGGGAGAATGGTTGTTCCAGACATGATCCTAGAACTAAGCACCTAGACTGAAGATATGAGGTTTAAGGCCATGATAGGACCCCCATGCGTCGACAAAGGCTTCGAGTGAAAGCCAGATTCTCCAACAGCACATTTTCTCGGGTAGTATGGCGCAACTCCTTTTGGCCCTTGGATTCTACGGCTCTTAATTTCTCTAATATATATGGTAGAATGGGTTGAGTTGTTTATCTCCCCAACATCTCTAGGGATCCTTATAACTGATCACCACATGTTACAAATATTTGAAGCTGTGCCGTGTGATCTTCTTTGGCATTACCGAAATAAAGCCTTTCATGATGCTCTCTCCTTTGATGTTGTTCAAGTCTCTCAACATATCAACAAGATTTCTATGGAGCACTTCATTGCTTGGCATCGAGTCCCGGCCAACTCCAGTGGAACGGTGGCTACCTCCTACAAGTCTTGGttacaaaatcaattttgacatagtaacCCAGGATACTTTTTCAACACAAGCAGTGATTTGTTGAAATCACAAGGGTCATATTATTAGTATGATCTCCCAAATTAGTTCTCCTTGTTTGCCAAATTATGGCGAAGCCTTAGCTGTGTGTCTAGCTATTTCTTTTGCTACTTCTCTTAATCTTGAGAAATTTATCATTAAGGGTAACTCTCAAGTGGTTATTCTATCTTTGCAACATCCCAAGAATCCTCCAGATTGGCGCATCTCATCAGTTATTTACGATATCATTGACTCTCTTCCAATCTCCATCTCCTAGAGTGTTAGAAGAGTCAATAGAAATGCAAACCTTTGTGTCCACTCAGTGGCACATTGGGTCACAACCAAATCTTTTTCTGGCCGCATTCCCACTACTCCTCCCCCTCCCTCAGTTTCTATTGTAAGTGGGAAAGACCCACCTCCTATTACATTATTAATGTAAGTTGCTTTATGGTTTATTTCTGCATTAAGCCTATTAGCTGTTTGTTTCTTGTTCaatgtactttaaaaaaaaaaaaaaaattgcaatcccACAATTGCTTTCATTTGTGTCCCGATAccaaaaatagtgatttttttacCTTCAACACTTTGAGACTAACGTAGAATACCCATTGGCTGCTAACTATAGATGATAACTACAATCATTAACTGTACTAGttataaacaaatcaatgactataaaaaaatatctttagtggagtcttaaaaatataatattatttcaaaagcaCGTACAAACTTGAAAGAGCTATAAACAAACTTGATGTTCTCATATTAGCTTCCATCAATACCTTGtagaaaattcaatttgatCTTGTTGAGTGTGATTAAAATCCTTTTTGCATTAATCCTCTGCTCATGTAACTCATCACAACACTGCAACGCCAATCTCATTATGGATGACATACAATTCTCCATAGAAGCATAATCTTTTTCAGTTCTCAACAAATAGGCATCAACAACGTTAGTTACTGAAAAGGATAAAGATTCCTCTACCCAACGCTTCAAGCTCATTTCTCCACCAAACATGTCATCAGTAGGTTTCTTTCTTGTGAAAGTTTCCATAAGCAAAATACCATAACTATACACATCGCCACTTGTTGAAACAATTCCTTCCAATCCATACTCTACGTGTAACATAACAATTAATCATGAGAACATAATTATATATTCCAAAGATATAAAGTGTTAAAATCAATATTCTACCAAAAAACTATAGTTATTTGTGTATAAATGAGTATAATGATAAACATGCAAGTTTTAGTTGTAGGCTAAAAATATCACCTGGTGCCATATACCCAATAGTAGCAAGAGTCATGGTTTGCATCATAGAATCTTTGTCACCTAACAGTTTGACAATTCCaaaatcagcaacatgtgaGACCATATCTTCATCTAATAAGATATTGCTAGGCTTCAGATCACAATGAACAATAGGTGTTGAATAACCATAATGAAGGTATTCTAGTGCTGATGCGACATCAATCATTATATTTAGTCTTTGTAAGATACTCAAACAACAGTCTTGAGAATACAACCACTTTTGTAGGCTCCCATTAGGCATGTATTCCAATACAAAAGCTTTGAAGTCATTGTTACTACACGTGCTGATGATTTTAATAAGATTCCGATGACGAATGTTGCGTAGTACCCCACACTCagtttcaaaacttttgaatGCCCCTTCTACTACCAAGTTGAAAACTTTTATTGCAACAATCATACCATCTGAAAGGGTCCCTTGGTATACTAATCCAAAGCTCCCTTTACCAAGTAAGTTGCTTGCATTGAACCCTTTTGTTGCTTGAAAAAGTTCTTGTTGGGAAATTCTTTTCCATGTCGCTAGTTGTGGTGAGTTTGTCTCCACCAGAAGTTTTGCATTCCTTTTTTGGCGTCTTGTCCATTCTAATACAAAAGCAACTACAAGCATTGTTAACCCAATTGTTGGTAATACATACTTTAGTATAGATGCTACTGCGGTATTTTTGGGTCGAGAAGCACCTTCTTTACATGGGGGAACTTGCAATCGAGGAGCACCACAAAGTCCATCATTTGACATAAATGATGCAGCAAAGAAGTATACAAATGGTCCTCCTACAGGAATTTTTCCTTCCAGTCTATTTGAAGAGACATTTAGATACTTGAGTTGTGAAAGTCCTTCTAAGGACTTAGGAATCTCTCCAGATAAATTGTTAATGGaaagatccaagaattccaaacTTATCAATTTACTAAAAGATTCAGGAATTGAGCCTTCTAATCTATTGTCCGCCAATGAAAGATTAACTAAATCGTTGAGGTCACCAATTGTTGTTGGGATATCACCAGATAGTTGATTTCTTGATAACTGCAATTCCATCAACACCTTCAAATTTCTAATCTCTAATGAGAGAGAGCcatttagagaatttgatgaCAAGTCGACCTTTAAGATATAAGAGAGGCTCCACAAACTCAAGGGAATCTCAGATGTTAATTCGTTGAAGTGTAAATAAAGATATCTTAGAAAAGTTAGATTATTTACACATGTAGGAATAGGTCCAGAAAGCTCATTATGACctaaattcaactcaaacaagctCTCTAAATGACAAAGATCAAATGGGATGAGACCTTCTAGTCTATTATTATCAACTCTCAATCCTTGAAGCTTGTGCAATTTTCCCACAGTAGTTGGAATAGGTCCAGTCAATTCATTAAACTGTAGAGACAAAGTCATCAAGTTGCTTAAATTGCCTATATCTCTTGGAATGTTGCCCTTaatattgcaatgatctatGTAAAGTTCTTCAAGAGAAGTTGGGAGATTTCCAATGGAATCAGAAAGGATGTTATTCAGTAGATTACCTGACAACTGTAACTGTTTTAGATATGTCAAATTtgacaaagaagagaaaaagttgaaCTCTGGAGTAGAAGATTCAATGGTCAAATTATTGTTTGCTACGCCAAGCCCTGTAAGGAACCTTAAATTACCAAGTGCTTTAGGAATTAAGCCTGAAAATGAGTTGTCACTCAAATCTAACAGAGTGAGTTGTGAAGCATTAGAGATAGAGCTAGGAATTGCTCCACTTAGTTGATTTTCCCAAAGAATAAGTTGCTGGAGATTTGGAAGGAAGAGGCCTACATTTGATGGAAGATGGCCTGAGAAGTTATTGCAAACCATTGAAATTACTTGTACTGTTGAGATGTTAAATATCTCAAATGGAATTGGACCAATAAAGTTGTTGAAACTGACATCAAAGAGCTTAATGCTTTGTAGATTTCC contains these protein-coding regions:
- the LOC133876231 gene encoding probable LRR receptor-like serine/threonine-protein kinase At3g47570 codes for the protein MASLVIATVPNLTIDQSALLALKAQISYDPYNVLTNNWSTNFSICNWVGITCDSNHHRVIALNLSYMDLVGTIPPHLGNLSFLSSLNIENNSFHGSIPNELSHLYRLQIIDLSHNQLSGSIPSSIFNIYSLKHIYLYDNMLSGPIPSEIGNLQSIKLFDVSFNNFIGPIPFEIFNISTVQVISMVCNNFSGHLPSNVGLFLPNLQQLILWENQLSGAIPSSISNASQLTLLDLSDNSFSGLIPKALGNLRFLTGLGVANNNLTIESSTPEFNFFSSLSNLTYLKQLQLSGNLLNNILSDSIGNLPTSLEELYIDHCNIKGNIPRDIGNLSNLMTLSLQFNELTGPIPTTVGKLHKLQGLRVDNNRLEGLIPFDLCHLESLFELNLGHNELSGPIPTCVNNLTFLRYLYLHFNELTSEIPLSLWSLSYILKVDLSSNSLNGSLSLEIRNLKVLMELQLSRNQLSGDIPTTIGDLNDLVNLSLADNRLEGSIPESFSKLISLEFLDLSINNLSGEIPKSLEGLSQLKYLNVSSNRLEGKIPVGGPFVYFFAASFMSNDGLCGAPRLQVPPCKEGASRPKNTAVASILKYVLPTIGLTMLVVAFVLEWTRRQKRNAKLLVETNSPQLATWKRISQQELFQATKGFNASNLLGKGSFGLVYQGTLSDGMIVAIKVFNLVVEGAFKSFETECGVLRNIRHRNLIKIISTCSNNDFKAFVLEYMPNGSLQKWLYSQDCCLSILQRLNIMIDVASALEYLHYGYSTPIVHCDLKPSNILLDEDMVSHVADFGIVKLLGDKDSMMQTMTLATIGYMAPEYGLEGIVSTSGDVYSYGILLMETFTRKKPTDDMFGGEMSLKRWVEESLSFSVTNVVDAYLLRTEKDYASMENCMSSIMRLALQCCDELHEQRINAKRILITLNKIKLNFLQGAIPSEIGNLQSIEIFNIVFNIFIGPIPFEIFNISTVQVISMVCNNFSGHLPSNVGFFLPNLQQLFLWENQLSGTIPNSISNALQLTLLNLSNNSFSGLIPKALEFNFFSSLSNLTYLKQLDLSSNLLNNILFDSIGNLPTSLEELYIDHCNIKGSIPRDIGNLSNLMTLSLRFNELFGPIPTTVGRLHKLQALRVDNNKLEGLIPFDLCHLESLVELYLGYNELFGPISACVNNLISLRYLYLHFNKLTSTIPLSLWRS